In the Paralichthys olivaceus isolate ysfri-2021 chromosome 15, ASM2471397v2, whole genome shotgun sequence genome, one interval contains:
- the LOC109628626 gene encoding spermatogenesis-associated protein 22 isoform X2 produces MRRQENQPPRPTAGRLPVPLFNQKKRNRVPLTSAPSGNEFFSHSEYMANTSSAPSHSSTPGTYGCYQASGSSSGASQSDQWKKQAVPQSTLSQQFDSNRSAPGPAPKMTSYAPISYPYKSGSTSTRTGPLSYPVRQQDSSCSVTSNQYQSPPSTQRAQNKPTPNTGFSHMGQQPSYRPSNSMPQYPQHSRPLPPPVPPPSKPLARAVQPQNNTWKFTNSFGPQSSPSDGKRSLTQPQSARPTQTREASPMKPANENSLRILTAVIDGMRHWSQFKDKVHYLFEIFATLDSAVTVGRHGAKTFLMRDGKDSVQCVFYETEQKLPRLIRGQVHRCVGNYDRSRDLLMCVSVRPGLPSELRNAHEAVKASDTEMRILIKSFHEV; encoded by the exons ATGAGGAGACAGGAAAACCAGCCACCAAGGCCGACGGCAG GCCGCCTCCCTGTACCACTGTTTaaccagaagaaaagaaacagagttCCTTTGACATCTGCTCCTTCAGGGAATGAATTCTTCTCCCACAGTGAATACATGGCAAACACCAGCTCGGCTCCATCTCACAGCAGCACACCAG GTACCTATGGGTGTTATCAGGCTTCAGGTTCGTCATCTGGTGCCTCACAAAGTGACCAGTGGAAGAAACAGGCTGTCCCACAATCAACTCTGTCTCAGCAGTTTGACAGCAACAGATCTGCTCCTGGACCTGCCCCTAAAATGACATCATATGCACCCATATCATATCCATATAAAAGTGGAAGCACAAG cacTAGGACGGGGCCGCTCAGTTACCCAGTCAGACAACAGGATTCCAGCTGCAGCGTTACTTCCAACCAATATCAAAGTCCTCCCAGCACTCAGCGTGCACAAAACAAGCCCACACCCAACACTGGGTTCTCCCATATGGGTCAGCAGCCGTCTTACAGACCATCCAATTCCATGCCACAGTACCCCCAACACTCTCgacccctgcctcctcctgtcCCACCTCCCAGCAAACCCCTAGCTCGTGCAGTGCAGCCACAAAACAACACCTGGAAATTTACTAACAGCTTTGGGCCTCAGAGTTCCCCCTCTGACGGAAAAAGAAGCTTGACTCAACCTCAGTCTGCACGACCAACTCAAACTCGG GAGGCATCTCCAATGAAACCAGCCAACGAGAACTCACTGAGGATCCTGACAGCAGTTATTGATGGCATGAGACACTGGAGCCAGTTTAAAGACAAAGTCCATTACCTGTTTGAGATATTTG CTACTCTTGACTCTGCAGTTACTGTGGGTCGCCATGGAGCCAAGACCTTCCTCATGAGAGATGGAAAGGATTCTGTGCAGTGTGTCTTCTATGAAACT GAGCAGAAACTGCCCCGTCTCATCCGTGGTCAAGTTCATCGCTGCGTGGGCAACTATGACCGCAGCAGAGACCTCCtcatgtgtgtgtccgtcaGGCCCGGCTTACCTTCAGAGCTGAGGAACGCCCATGAAGCAGTGAAAGCATCTGATACAGAAATGAGGATACTGATCAAATCATTCCATGAGGTCTGA
- the LOC109628626 gene encoding spermatogenesis-associated protein 22 isoform X1 — MRRQENQPPRPTAGRLPVPLFNQKKRNRVPLTSAPSGNEFFSHSEYMANTSSAPSHSSTPGTYGCYQASGSSSGASQSDQWKKQAVPQSTLSQQFDSNRSAPGPAPKMTSYAPISYPYKSGSTSTRTGPLSYPVRQQDSSCSVTSNQYQSPPSTQRAQNKPTPNTGFSHMGQQPSYRPSNSMPQYPQHSRPLPPPVPPPSKPLARAVQPQNNTWKFTNSFGPQSSPSDGKRSLTQPQSARPTQTRQEASPMKPANENSLRILTAVIDGMRHWSQFKDKVHYLFEIFATLDSAVTVGRHGAKTFLMRDGKDSVQCVFYETEQKLPRLIRGQVHRCVGNYDRSRDLLMCVSVRPGLPSELRNAHEAVKASDTEMRILIKSFHEV; from the exons ATGAGGAGACAGGAAAACCAGCCACCAAGGCCGACGGCAG GCCGCCTCCCTGTACCACTGTTTaaccagaagaaaagaaacagagttCCTTTGACATCTGCTCCTTCAGGGAATGAATTCTTCTCCCACAGTGAATACATGGCAAACACCAGCTCGGCTCCATCTCACAGCAGCACACCAG GTACCTATGGGTGTTATCAGGCTTCAGGTTCGTCATCTGGTGCCTCACAAAGTGACCAGTGGAAGAAACAGGCTGTCCCACAATCAACTCTGTCTCAGCAGTTTGACAGCAACAGATCTGCTCCTGGACCTGCCCCTAAAATGACATCATATGCACCCATATCATATCCATATAAAAGTGGAAGCACAAG cacTAGGACGGGGCCGCTCAGTTACCCAGTCAGACAACAGGATTCCAGCTGCAGCGTTACTTCCAACCAATATCAAAGTCCTCCCAGCACTCAGCGTGCACAAAACAAGCCCACACCCAACACTGGGTTCTCCCATATGGGTCAGCAGCCGTCTTACAGACCATCCAATTCCATGCCACAGTACCCCCAACACTCTCgacccctgcctcctcctgtcCCACCTCCCAGCAAACCCCTAGCTCGTGCAGTGCAGCCACAAAACAACACCTGGAAATTTACTAACAGCTTTGGGCCTCAGAGTTCCCCCTCTGACGGAAAAAGAAGCTTGACTCAACCTCAGTCTGCACGACCAACTCAAACTCGG CAGGAGGCATCTCCAATGAAACCAGCCAACGAGAACTCACTGAGGATCCTGACAGCAGTTATTGATGGCATGAGACACTGGAGCCAGTTTAAAGACAAAGTCCATTACCTGTTTGAGATATTTG CTACTCTTGACTCTGCAGTTACTGTGGGTCGCCATGGAGCCAAGACCTTCCTCATGAGAGATGGAAAGGATTCTGTGCAGTGTGTCTTCTATGAAACT GAGCAGAAACTGCCCCGTCTCATCCGTGGTCAAGTTCATCGCTGCGTGGGCAACTATGACCGCAGCAGAGACCTCCtcatgtgtgtgtccgtcaGGCCCGGCTTACCTTCAGAGCTGAGGAACGCCCATGAAGCAGTGAAAGCATCTGATACAGAAATGAGGATACTGATCAAATCATTCCATGAGGTCTGA